The sequence below is a genomic window from Halosolutus gelatinilyticus.
CCTTCACGAGGAATCGTTTGAAGTCGGCGAACTCGAGGACGGCCCCCGGCTGTTCCCGGACGTAGTGGTCGGTCGGCGACTCGAGGACGACCTTGTCCGTATACTGCATCACGACGTCGTCCGGAACTCCAAACGAGGACATCATCGACGGGAACGTTCCCGCGGTGGACTTGTTGCTCTGGCGCGGGAACTCGTCCTCCGATTCCGTCTCCAGGACGACGACGTCGTACCCGCGAGCGGCGAGATCGCGAGCACACTGAGCGCCAGCGGGGCCGGCGCCGGCGATCACCACATCGTAGCGGTTGTTCATAGGGAATGGACTATCTCGGACTGTAATTAGTCTATTCAGTCGCGATCGCGTGACATAATTTGGACAGGTACGGTACCGTATGTTTTTCGCCGCCGCTCCGATCGCGCGTTCATCCGACGATCGTCACGGGAACCGACGCCCGTCGGGCGATTCCTTCCGCGACGCTTCCGAGCAGGATCCGCGAGACGCCCGTTCGACCGTGGCTGCCGACGACGATCCGATCGATCCCGCGGTCGGCCGCGCATCCGACGATCGCGTCCGCCGGTCGCCCCATGAGCGTTTCCGTCTCGATCGAACACCCGTGGACCGCGGCACGCGAGCGGGCCGCCTCAAACAGCGCGTCCGCGCGCACCCGCTGTCGCTCGACTATCGCCGCGGTCCCGAGGTGGGCGAACTCGCCGTAGCCGCTTTCGGAGGGATCGACCGCGTGGACCACTATCACGTCGTCCTCGCCGTGTTCGGCGCACGCGAATTCGAGAGCCGCCCACGCCGGCTCCGAGTCGTCGAGTGCGACCAGCAGTCGCATCGTCCACGTTACGGCGGCCCCTCGGTCGGGTAACCGCTCCGCGAACCCGCGATCGGACCGGACCCGTCACCGCTCCGCGTTCGCGACTCGATCGCGACCGTCCGCGCTCGCACCGTCGGGGAAACGGTCACTGGCAGACGTACCTCCCGTCGCCCCTGCCGACCAGGTCTTGCGCCGCGAGCGCCTGCAACAGGCTCAACAGCGAGATCTTGGGCATGTCGAGATCGTGTTGCATCTCCTCGACGGTCGCGCCCTCGCTCGCGTCGAGGTAGAGGTACACGAGTTTCGCACGCGGCGAGTCGATGCTGGCCGGTACTTCTCGTGAACTGCTCGTTTGGGCGCTCATACGGACTGCGTAGGGTCGCGATCGCATTGTTATTCGAACGGTACAGCCGCGCCGTTCGCCGTTACTAGTCCGCACCGACGCGGCTCGTGGACCGACCGCGATCGATCCGCCCGGACGCGGCGTGGCCACGACAGCGCGCTCGAATTACCGATCTCCAATCGGCGATTGGCGGTTCGCGGTCCGCCGTCGATCCCGCGGCGATCGTCCGTTCGCGGGGTCCGCGCGGCCGAGCGCGATCGAAACGCGGGATTACTCGATCGGCCGGAGACGGTTGCGGACGGCCCCGGCTGATCGACGGAGCCGGGGCGCTCGCGCCGGGCGAAAGATCGCGGGCGTCCGCGTCACTCCGAATATCCTTCCTGGAGGAACGTCCCTTCCGTTTCGTAAATCGACACT
It includes:
- a CDS encoding universal stress protein, encoding MRLLVALDDSEPAWAALEFACAEHGEDDVIVVHAVDPSESGYGEFAHLGTAAIVERQRVRADALFEAARSRAAVHGCSIETETLMGRPADAIVGCAADRGIDRIVVGSHGRTGVSRILLGSVAEGIARRASVPVTIVG
- a CDS encoding MarR family transcriptional regulator — its product is MSAQTSSSREVPASIDSPRAKLVYLYLDASEGATVEEMQHDLDMPKISLLSLLQALAAQDLVGRGDGRYVCQ